Sequence from the Chanodichthys erythropterus isolate Z2021 chromosome 12, ASM2448905v1, whole genome shotgun sequence genome:
AACAAACCTGGTAGCAAAACGAGGTGACATAGGATGGTGCCTTGCTCTTGGCTTCAGATGAGGGATCTGATGGTCCAGCGATACATTTCAACTCCTCGTTGATAGAAGCACAGTACTGAGACTCCTTGTAAAGCTCAGCCAATGACTTCTCTGAGGAAGAGAGAGAAACTTTCAATCCACTCATGTGACTGAACAATGCCACAAAACATTGATTACTTTGCATTTGTCGATCTCTCAGTTTCTGTGTATGTGTATCACCTGTTGGCATTGAAGAAGAGGTCTCGCCATTTGTTATGTCCAGAAAGAAATCGGCAGGGTTGTTGAAAGCCTCACACTCATAACCTAATCAACAGAGTTGAATTTAATAAGATTTGAAAATACGAATGGCACATATtctttttggtaacactttattttacagtgtccttgttacatgttacatgttGTTACTATAGGTTATGCATAATTATATGCAACTTACagtaaaccaaaccctaattgtaaccctatagtaagtatatgtagttaattaatattactgagTACTTAAAatacaccttaaaataaagtgtaaccttctTTCTCAATTATATAGTTGAAGCATTGAAGTGAAGATATTAGCAAACTGAATTCTACGAAATATTGTATTGTTTTGTATTAATGCACAAGCAAAAAGGCTATTagaacattatttattattatttttaatgtcatttattttattattattattatatgttgtttttagttttgattttattaaaCTCTGGCAcctttttctttgctttttattatttaatgctTCTTTATTTCATGCATAATGTAAAAAATTGTCCATTGTCCTTTTTTACCATAGTATGAttactatatttatatatcacaGTATGTTACTCGAAGATATTTCAAAGAATACCTTAGTATTACCATCTTGCTAGTGTTAAAAAACCGTGGATGAGTTGAATGAGATCAGCCtgatatttaattcatatttatgtGACCAGAAAATCAAATGTACCCAGACTCTGGAAGTAGTCCATGGCTTTGCCGGCAGGGCCAGCATAAACGCTTTCTCCTTTATGGAGAAGTGTCAGATGATCAAAGAGCCTGAAGATTGAGTAACGCGGCTGGTGGATCGAGAAAATTATAGTTTTACCACTCCGTGACAACCTTAATGACCAGAAAAGAGAAAGAGGGGAATTGAAGAGATAagataaaatgacatgaacatAAAGATTTCAAGATCATCTGTTTACCAAACGAGTCATGTAGGCACTATATTCGAGTTAGAAGTACATAATAAGCCAGGCGATGGAGTgttattaaataaagcacaagTCTGTACCTGTGCAAGAGAGAAATGATGCTGTTAGCTGTATTGGAGTCGAGGCCTGTGGTCGGCTCATCCAGGAACAGAAGAGTAGGAGATGTAATGAGCTCCATACCAATGCTACAGCGCTTTCTTTCTCCTCCTGATACACCTCTTATAAACTCTGTACCAATCTGGaagaaatacatttaatatatttaaatgacatttaacacattttgtaaggtaaaaatattttagaagCTTGTAACCGCCAtggaataaaactatttaaataattatgactttttaatctcacaattctgacttttttcctaagaattgtgagctataaacttgcaattgtgaggtataaagtcagaattacgggatataagcaattctgacttttttttcagttctgagggggaaaaagacattcaaaaaaagtttattaGTTGCATATCAGTTGTTGGCGATGTCAGTTTGTAaatatagactgaacacgtaatacgcaGGCGCATGATTTCACTGTTTTCGCAAATTTTTGTTGCTTATATGGGGACAATAACAGtatagttttcaaaaacttgcacctTGAAACCCGTTTtgaaaagtttgcattttcatgtcTCCAAAACgccgttgtcgtgtaaatgaactgCCAAAATTTATTTaggtttttagttgaaaacggtgttgtgtaaactCCCGCTAAAAGATTTCCGTGGCCTTGTGACCattttctaaatattaataatattttaaaactaatCTTCACTGTTTCACTACTTTTCTAATTTtaagactaaattaaaatttaattaaaagatCATACccaattaaaggtgctaaagaggatcttttcgtcgactgagaaaccaaagactgttagtgagtttttgaaatgagcgcatgcataagaacagcccccctccttcacagctcatttcgagggaacgcctcccaaaactcgtgcacgagtattggaacacgagtgtttaccaccggcattcgctgtgtcgtgttagtggattcattatgtcggactcaccacaGGTAAGCTCcggtctctcacaaggaacgtcatggtagtgattgacaagccagagggccaatcgtttacgcgatcattgcgattggctgatgttttaaggccctacctcgtgcacagatgatgtatattaatattattcctttcagtgcacctaataaatagtcttttatcagtcagtaaagacagtttcaagtaatattgcaaaaatgtataaaacaaaacgtcctctttagcacctttaataacaattttttaaatatttttatcattttagcaAGACTTGTTTCCCCTTTGCTATCTTAGGATAGTTACATATTTGAGCGTATGCCCCACAAAACCAACATCTAAATGAATAGATCTGGACATAAAAAAGAGGCAGTCGCATTTGAGACCAACCTTGGTGTCTGCACAGTCCTCCAATCCAAGCTCCTGAATGATGCTCTCCACTTTTTTTCCCTTATCAGCAGTGGAATACTGTTTCCTTGGTAACCGCAGATTTCCAGAGAATAAAAGATTCTCCCGCACAGTCAGAGTTCCCATCAGGACATCATCCTACGGAATGAGAGAAGCAGACAGACATAGCAAAGAAAACGCTGGAAATTAAACCAATTAAATGAATGCAAAAGATTCCACAAAAATAATTCTCTCACACAATAATCTTCCCTTAACATTTTACACAACAGAGCAGAATATTCCTTTATCCTCATGAGAAGACATACTAACAACTTTAAAATTCTGCACTCTCACCTGAACGACATAGGCAGACATGAGAcggaggtcagaggtcacaacCTTGTTGTCAACCAGAACTTGACCTGAACGCAAACCACGAGGATCCTTCCTGCCAGCGATCACGTCTAACAACCTTCACACCAAAAATAAAGGTTAGAAACTGTGCGTAGAAGCCAGATTGTTGTCAGCTGTAACTAATGTATAGTCTGATGAACCTGTGAGCTTCTTACGATGTTTTGCCGCTTCCTGTTGCTCCCATGATTGCATTCAGTCCCGTTTTCATGATTCCACTAAAACAGGAAATAGCAAAACAGTCTTATATGTGCActattatatatgaaatatgtttattaaataaCCTAAAAACGTGAGTTTCAACAATGAAAGTAATTTGTAAGAGTCAAATTCACTTTATAATTTTCATATACACAAAAgctgaaagaaattaatacatttattcagccgTAAAGTGATCAAAATAGACAGTCAAACATTTattatgttataaaagatttctatttcatataaatattattcttTTGAACACATtgttaataagaagaaatgtttcctgagcagcCTATTaggatattagaatgatttctgaaagatcatgtgacactgaagattggagtgatgatactgaaaattcagctttgatcacaggaataaattacattataaaatatgttaaaatagaaaatggttatatttattttattatttatttgacagttttttctgtatttttgatcaaataaatggcaCCTTGGgggcataagagactttcaaagaGACTTTTTACCAATCCCAAATTTCTGAACAATAGTGTATAATTTATCATATAATATTATGTTTTTGACTTTATAAAGTCACTTTTAGATTTAAcagttaatttaaatgttaatgcGTGAGGCACGTTTGGTTATCTGATTTCATTATGtaacaaaaatatgtggcatttttatgacaattaatataaagcattatttaacatttttattataataaacatttaaagaatttacattaaaaaagaaaaaaagtcaagaaaCTGATTGCTGAatataacagaaaaaaatgaaacatgaaaaaacacacaaaaactatGGAGAATTACAATTTCAgcactttttttccttttattcaTTCTAATCTCTAATATCTGAACTCTAGACAAACTTTGGGTGATATGTTCAATAGCATTGGGtcaagaaccatttttttcttttgcagatttaaaaacactgaaacaCAGAAAGACGCTGATACACACATGCATATCAATTAAAGATAACTGTTATCAGTATCACAATGATCTGCAATCTATATTTGACTGCACAGTTTTGCTGAATATGGTCTATGCGAGATGTAAATCTTATGAAGCATGTTAACATCTATTGAATAAGACAATCTGAACTAACTACTTCTAGACACTAACCTGACACAGACACGATACTAACCTGACATTTTTTAAGATTTCTCTCTCAGGTCCTCTCTTGCGACACAGTCCGCGGCTTTCTCTAATGCAGTAGAGAATATTCTGGTATGTCAGAGTTGGGCCTGGAACTCTTACAGACACCTTTGTGCCATCGCTCTCCCAAGCAGGCAACATTTTTATCGCACACACTTCCATGGAGCTGGAGAGCCTGAAGCAAAGAAGAGGAGAGAAAAAGTGACAAGCTTCCAGGTGGAATGAGCATTCAATTGTCTATGATGCCACACCCTTTCAGGACCTTCCTCCAGACATTAATTACCAATACAACAAGGGGTCACTGACTGCACGTCTCCTGTCAAAGTCCTCCCATGCTCAGTTTTTACACCTCCTGCTATGTAACACCGGCACTTATAGTTGATAAGACTCCAACTTTGCGCATATGAAGATGAATTATGCCATCCAAATTACTGGATGACATGTCATATATTATTCAACTGCTCCTACACGTGCAAGCACGTTAAATCACtctgctcctcccctttattGCTTTATCTTACTTTTGTTTTGGGGTCAAGGTGACTttcttcaaatgtttaaaaagtcTAAGAGCATTAAAATATCCTCAAAGATCACTCCTCAAAAATGTTATCTGTTACATCCACCAGCTGGAGTGCCCTTGATttccaccagagggcactcctcTCGATTGCTGTACTACCTCATCAcaaactccatttcccataacccaTTGCCCAGACTCATTATTTGTGATTACATTCAGCTGTGTCTCATTATCCTTGTTAACCCTGCCTATAAGCcctgtgtatgtttgtttgtttgtttttctgtcattCATTGTGAAGTCTTGTATGTGTTACACTGCATTTCTGAGTGCTCTTTCTTGGTTCCCTTGTCTTGGTTTATGGTCTTGAGCTCCTGCCTGTATCTTGGACACATTGTCTTGTCATTGTTTGCCTTTTGGATACATGGATTATGAATTTGGATTGCCCCAATAaaactgcatttggatcttcaaCCGGTGTTTCATAGGAGTTTGTAACAAAATCATTAACAGCTCAGAATGtgtaaaatgtttaaacattGTCAATGTCATTGAAAATGTCActaattttaatgttaaaggcacaatatgtaagatatttggattaaaatatctaaaaaccattagaacagtgttattttgttgactttTGTGCTTACATTATCCTgtatgtttccaagaatgtttaaatccagagaaataagcaattttaaccaggacacggaccgtGTCTGTGCGTCACTGACACCATACCCGCGTTATCCtcgatttccagttttattttgtagaaaccatggaaacaccaaagatgctttaatatattatatgttttattagacaggtgagcaactgtttggatacattcattgacagaaaactaataatttttatatagctcaacacagtaagccTTActgtttaaatctcgttttcttgaagTATAGAGAGTacgttttaccatgcctaatatcaaTGTAGCTTACTGCAGTGAGCAATAAGACTCTCATAGCAGCCGCCAAGCGAACGCCCAGAATAGCATTATAACAATTTTCCACACACAAATTGAACTAATATGATAAAACCGCACTGCACATGACTGGAAGAAGCGGAATCTGCGGCATCataaaagctccactgctctcGAGCCGTGTGtcacgctcgtctctcattaacaatcgctccagcggcctcgttccaCTCCAAAGGCTttcagccacaccctgcttcatacttcagtaatgttaataaatcgttaatacattagctcatctacgaatatgatttctgcccgagttccatcggattcttttccaccggctgtagatATGAAGACAGCACCTCTCATGATTCCGTGaaatcaagctacgcctttgttttgaatatgcgacatctagtggcgaaaaattacatattgtgcctttaatggtTTTCTGACAACATAAACTTTTGACttgttcaaaaacaaacaaaaaaggggCAAAATATTTAGTGATCTTTTAATGGTCTTAACAATTTTAATCTCAAATCACTGATCAGATAATTAACAAGAATTGCACAAATACTGTAGATAAAGTAATAGCCTTCCCATTTGTGTGGGTAAATTTGCAGCTTTTTACAGTCAGTATTGTTCCACACAATGTTAATGGCTTTAAACAGTTCATAATGAGTAGTTGAAAAATGTCTCCCAGTTCATTTGAGATGAATGTGAGATCAAATATTCACTATAGGGCTCAAATCTGGACTCTGAGCAGGCCAAAACATGGCTCAAGCCACTTCTTGGTTGTCTTTGCAGTTTGGGCAGGAGCATTTTCTTGTTGAAAAATAACATCTGATCATTCCTCTTTAGat
This genomic interval carries:
- the abcg2b gene encoding broad substrate specificity ATP-binding cassette transporter ABCG2b, giving the protein MEVCAIKMLPAWESDGTKVSVRVPGPTLTYQNILYCIRESRGLCRKRGPEREILKNVSGIMKTGLNAIMGATGSGKTSLLDVIAGRKDPRGLRSGQVLVDNKVVTSDLRLMSAYVVQDDVLMGTLTVRENLLFSGNLRLPRKQYSTADKGKKVESIIQELGLEDCADTKIGTEFIRGVSGGERKRCSIGMELITSPTLLFLDEPTTGLDSNTANSIISLLHRLSRSGKTIIFSIHQPRYSIFRLFDHLTLLHKGESVYAGPAGKAMDYFQSLGYECEAFNNPADFFLDITNGETSSSMPTEKSLAELYKESQYCASINEELKCIAGPSDPSSEAKSKAPSYVTSFCYQLKVVCWRAALNVIRNPQTSYAQLALNIIFALLIGLIYYQMPLTLPEALQNRIGAFFFLIINMVFANLSAVVLFINERAIFVHENSGGYYRTSVYFLSKVFVDLLPNRIVPIFIFSSIAYYMMGLNPAFTSFLCFALTMSLVSLAGVSLAFLVSASVSSFAMANILVALPFVFMMVFGGFLVNLNYMLNWLSWLKWVSIFKYGLDAVTINEMKGLVFYSGNNTLTGEMYLISQGIDYSVWGFWQNQVALLGIMLVCMTLAYIQLRRINRWK